The Candidatus Bathyarchaeia archaeon DNA segment TTTCTAAATGTTGGTTCGTGAAGGCGTGGTGAGCATGAAGCAACGACTACGCGGTTGAGTTTGTGTTCTTTGATGTCGGTTTTTATTTGTTCTTGTCCTTGGTCTGAACATGTGTATCGGTTGTCTTTGGCTAGAACAACGTGGGGAAGGGTTGCGGCGAACTTTGCAACTTCTTCACAGTCCACGGAGCCCGCGATGTTTAAACCGCAGTGGCAAACATAAACTCCGATGCGAACGTCTCCGCCGCTTTCTTTAGGTGTTTGTGTCTTATTTTCTGCCACTTTCTCATCCTCCAGAAGACTTCAAGTAGTCTTCAATTGATTCAGCGGCTCGTTTTCCAGCGCATATCGCTTCTATGACACTCGCTGGTCCAGTTACCACATCTCCACCCGCGAAAACACCGTGCATAGTAGTTTCCATAGTTATGGGGTCAGTCCAAACAGTGCCGTCTTCATTTAGCTCAACTTCATTTGGCAAAAACGCAAGGTCTGGGGCTTCCCCAATCGCAAGAATAACCATGTCTGTTTGCCGCGTAAATTCTGAACCTTCGATTGGAACTGGTCTTCTTCTTCCAGTATCATCTGTCTCGCCTAACTGCATGCGAACACATTCAACCGCCGAGACCTTTCCATTTTCTCCCAAAATCCTCTTGGGCGCAACCAAAAATTCGATTTTGACGCCTTCGTTTTCTGCCTCTTTAACTTCCCACGGGTTGGCGGGCATTTCATCCATTGACCGACGATATAATATGGTCACGTTATCTGCTCCAAGCTGCAGCGCAGTTCTTGCAGCGTCTACCGCGACATTTCCGCCGCCAACCACAACAACATTCTTTCCAACATCTATTTTCTCGCCGAAATTAACCTTCCATAAAAAGTCAAGCGCATGTATGACTCTCTTTAATTCTCCTCCTTCAATTCTCATCTTTTGGCTTTTATGGGCGCCAACACCGATGAATACAGCTTTGTATCCTTCCTTCCCCAATTCGTCCAAACCTAAATCCTTGCCAATTTGAACACCAGTTTTTATCTCCACGCCCAAATCTTTCAAAAACTGAGTTTCCTTCGCTAAAACATGTTTTGGCAAGCGATATTCTGGGATACATTTCCGCAACATTCCACCTGCTTCGGGAAGAGCTTCAAAAACTGTGACTTTATGCCCTTTTCGGGCTAGTTCATATGCGACCGTGAGTCCGGCGGGTCCTGAGCCTATGACCGCAATTTTTTCCCCTGAAACTTTTGTTGCTTTCTTCTTTTTGCCCTTCTTTAAAAGTTCTTTACGTTTTTGCTCGATTCTTTCTAAGACTTTATCCTTATCCAGTCCTGCGCGTTCTGGATGAAAACAAACTAGGGTTGTCACAAGTGGTAAGGGAATATTTTCTATTATTTTTTCGAGTGCTTCTTCAAAAGGCTGTGTGTATCCATGTTTCGCGGCAATTGCTCGAAAGAAAAGAAGTATTTCAGGTATTCGCAAGGCTTGAGGGCAACGTTTATGGCAGTTGTAGCACCAAGCGCAAAGCCAGAGTTCATCAGAAGCTAAAACGCTTTCGGGGTCCAAGTAAATTTTTTCCAGAAGCCCACGCGGATTATAATCATTCCCTAATAGTTCTGCCATGGAACAGCTTGCCATGCAAATACCACATTCGAAGCAGTATTTGAGCCGTTCAATGTCCAAGATTTTTCTTATATCCTCTTTGGAGATTACTGGTTTCGCGGACTCCAAGTTTTGAGCCCTCTCTAATTTTGGTTGTTGCCATAGATATAAAGGTTTACAAACGTAAAGGTTTCACGGAACATCAAAACATACGCGCTGTCTCAAACACGCTTTTATAGACTAAACATAAATTATGAATAAAAACGCCGGAAGGAACACGCATGAAACAGATAAGAGTTGCATTGTATGGTGTCGGCGCCGTCGGCAGCCTAATCGCCAAATTTCTACTAGAAAAGGAAGGAATCGAAATAGTAGGCGCAGTTGACGTAGCCAAAGACAAGGTAGGCAAGGATTTAGGCGCCGTTTTAGGCTTAGGAAGAAACCTAGGAATAACCATTTCAGATAACGTAGACGCTACACTTTCAAAGGCAAAAGCAGACATCGCCATCCACGCAACCTCATCCTATCTCAAGGACACTTATCCACAAATTGCTTCAATAGTTAAAAACGGCGTAAACGTCATATCCACATGCGAAGAACTATCCTACCCAAGCTTTTCTGAACCCACCCTCGCAGAGAAACTTGACGCGCTAGCAAAAAAACACGACGTTACAGTACTAGGCACAGGCATAAACCCCGGTTTCCTCATGGACACTTTAGTGATAACGCTTACGGCAGTATGCCAAAAAATAAACAAAATCGAAGCAGTCAGAGTCATGAACGCCGGCACAAGACGACTACCATTCCAAAAGAAAGTCGGCGCAGGCTTAACGGTTGAAGAATTCAAACAGAAAATCGAGAGCAAACAAATCACTGGGCATGTTGGACTTGAACAATCCATCGCTATGATTGCTGACGCTTTAGCTTGGAAACTTGACAAAATAAAGGCTGAACCAGTCGAACCGGTAATCGCTAAGAAACCCGTGGAAAGTAGAGACATAAAAGTTGATGCGGGAAAGGTTGCGGGTTTAAAACAGAAGGCAAAAGGCACAATGAATGGAAAAGAGGTTATAACTCTTGATTTTCAAGCGTACATAGGCGCCGAAGAAGAATACGACGCCATAACAATTGAAGGCACTCCAGCAGTCAAGCAAAAAATTCAGCCGTGCGTGCATGGCGACGTAGGCACTGTGGCAATGATTGTTAACTCAATCCCAAAAGTAATCAACGCACCTGCCGGTTTACTCATAATGAAAGATTTGCCAGTTCCGTCCGCTGCCGTGGAAGATATACGCAAATACGTAAAATAAGGCGTTGGGGTGGTCACCGTGGTAACAACACACTCTGGAGTTCATGAAAAAGGAACAATCACCCTTTCAGACATAATACAAAACGTAAAAAATAAGCCAGATTTTCAAAAAGCCGGAGCAATTGCTCTGTTTATCGGCGTAGTACGCGGAGAAACATTAAAAGATGAAAAGGTCCAAAAATTGGAGTTGGAAGCCTACGAAGAAAAAGCGAACGAAGTTTTAGCAAAGATCTGTGAAGACTTAAGGAAGAAAAAAGGCATAGTGGATGTTCAAATTCACCATTTAATCGGCGAGTTTAATGTTGGCGAAGACCTCGTGTATGTCATGGTAGCTGGCGCCCATCGCAGAAATATCTTCCCAACTTTACAAGAAGCAGTGGAACGTTACAAGAAAGAAGTTCCAATTTTCAAAAAAGAACACGTTATCGATAAGAAAGGCAAAAAAAGCGCCCATTGGGTGACAGAACAGTAAAGACACCAGCAGACTTAGATTTTCAAACACTTCAAGAAAAGTTATAAGTTTACTGTTGGAATAGTTTGAAAAGGAGACATGTAAATTTGGAGAAAAAAAGTTACACATGGTTTGAAAGACGAAGACGCACGAAAGGGTTAGATTTAGCCCACGCCCAAATAACCAAAGCCCTCGACACCGTCACACTACTACATCAAGCCCTAAAAAATTTCTCGGAAGGAAACAAAAAAGAAGCAAAACAACACATCAAAAACCTATTTAAAGTAGAAGAAGAAGTAGACCAGCTGCGAAAAGAAGTTTTCAAAGAATTATCTGTGGGCGCCGCACTTTTAGCGGACTACCGTGAAGACCTGCTTCACCTTGTAAAAAGACTGGACACACTCGCAGATCACGTGAAAGACGCGGCAAGATGCATAGAAATGCTTGAGGAAACCCAGCTTCCCAAAGAACTATGCGAAAACGCAGTAAATATCACCTCAATGCTTGTGGACTGCGCTCAAGCCCTACGAGGAAGCATAGAAAAAATCACTGGAAACCCAGCAGACGCATTAAAAGGAGCAGAAAAAGTCGAAGAAATCGAACATAAACTCGATGAGCTTTACCTCAAAACCAAAGCTCTATTCGTCAAATACAGCGACAAAATAAACTGCGGAGCCATGGTCATATTCGATGACCTCATCGAATTCGTTGAGCAAGCAGCTGACATGTGCGCTGACACAGCAGACTACATCGTTATACTCGCAAGCAGAGAATAAAACACGCGGGATGGCATGTTACTAGTTCAAATCTCAGACATCCATTGCGGTCCTATGTTTCGCAAAGAAACCCTAAGAATGGCTATCAAAGAAATAAACGAAATGTCTCCGGATACTGTGCTGGTTACTGGCGACTTAACAGAAAATGGCCTGATATCGGAATTTGAAATGGCTGCGAAAGAGCTGAAAAAACTAAAAACCAAAAAAGTGTTATATGTCAGCGGAAACCACGACTACCGCTCAACCGGCTATCTATTGTTTAAAGAATTTTTCCCATTTTCACAAGTAACCGAAACCGACGACACAGTCATCCTAATCTTAAGCTCAGCAAGACCAGACAGAGACGACGGAGAAGTCGGTCACAGACAAAACCTATGGCTTGAAAAAACCCTTGAAACATACCAGGACAAAGTGAAAATTGTAGCGATTCACCACCACATAATTCCAGTTCCAGACACCGGAGCGGACCAAATAACAATTGTTGACGCTGGCGACGTGCTAAGAAGCCTTGTGAAGTCGAAGGTTAACTTGGTTTTGTGTGGGCATCGGCATAGACCGTGGCGGTGGCGAATGGAAGATATGCTTGTAGTTCACGCTGGCAGTACATCATGCGAAAAACTGCGAGGTTTCTTTTGTAACTCCTATAATGTTGTGGATGTTAAAGGCAAAAAGATTGATGCAAAACTGAAGATAGTCAACGGTGAGTTTGTGGATTTTGGTGAAATTGTGAAGAGAAGAGAAATTCTGCAAGCATCAGATATTTCACAGTATAATGATTCGCTAGCACGCTAAACGGCTAAAATAAAAAGGGGAGAGAGGCGTTTAGACTGTTAGAATGCTTATGGTTCTTTCAGTTTATCCCTTATCCACTTGATGAAACTCTCTGAGAAAATGGACTTATCATACTTTTCACACGGATAACCCTTACAGTCCGAGCACGTGAGCATCTTTTTGTCTTTAGCGCACACAGCAATATCACAGAAAACTCTTCCTTCAGCACTTGCTTTCTCCGTTGCCTTCGAACAGCCTAAACACTTGCTTTTCTTGTACATAATACAGTTGCCGCAGTAATAGTTGCATGGCGTTAGCAAACTTGCTTCCATCATATTTAAACCCGTTATCTCAAAACATGATTGCCCTATTTACTCATTATACCGCCATCTGACGGCTAATTCTGAAATTTAAAATTATTAAGAATGTTAAATGCTTTAACCATGTTTAGGCCCATATCTTTCGCGTCTTAGGCTTATAAGAAAAATAGAAAGAAACGTAACATGGGAGAGAACACCACCTTGTCCAAAAAGGATTCACTCGAAACCATAGCCGCTGAAGTTGTAATTTGCCAGAAATGTCCACTGTCGAAAACCCGTAAAAACGCCGTTCCAGGCGAAGGCAACCCAAACACGCAAGTTATGTTCATTGGTGAAGCGCCCGGTTATTGGGAAGACATTAAGGGAAGACCGTTTGTAGGTGACGCTGGAAAGTTTCTTGATTCAATTTTATCGGAAATCGGATTTTCTAGAGAAGATGTTTTCATCGGTAACGTTTTGAAGTGCAGACCGCCTGGAAATCGTGAACCACAACCAAGCGAGGTTCAAGCGTGTACACCATATCTGGATAGACAAATCAAAGCTATTCAACCCAAAATCATTGTTACTTTGGGTAATCACTCAACCGCGTACGTTTTTTCTAAGGCTGGATTAACTTTTACAAGTATAACAAAGGTTCACGGAAAATTTTTTGATGTGTCTCTTTTCAGTATGAAAGTAACTATTTTTTCAACGTTTCACCCTGCTGCTGCGCTTTACCATCCAAAATACAAGCAGCAGATAACTGAAGATTTCAAACTTCTTAAAGAAAGATTGAAAAAGGAAGGAATAATCAAACATTAATTTTCTTATTAAGCTGTATTTCCTTCACTAATTCATCAACACTATCGAAGCTTTTAGAAGGCAAATCTACCAAGAGCGTTTCAAGCCTAACCTGTTTTCCTTCTTCCACTTCCACAAGCCGCCAACCAAGCCTCTTAATCAGCATACTCTTTGTAGTTGGATATCGTGTTTTTCCAGCCACTTCTTTAATGGATTCTAGGCCAGTTGAACGGGTGATTTTTGGAAAAACCCCACTTGACAAGTACTCTTTAAAGCGTGTTCCATCTTCAAACATGGAAAGATTGTTAAAGAGAACGTAAACGTCCTTTCCTTTTTTCTCGTATGACATGGCAAGTTCCTTAAGTTTTCGCAGTTCCTCATTTGAGTATTGGTAATAGTACATTCGCTTGCCTAAACCATGCAATCTGAAATACGTTATCTCGCCAGTATAAGCGGGCATAACCTTAAGCGGGTCAGTAACATGTCCCACATCCAGATTTTTCAAAACTTTTCCAAGCCTTTCATGGTTTTCTTTTGATTCCCAAGCCTCGCCACGGGTCTCCCAAACCAAAATCAAACTTTCACGGTCAACTTTTTCGAAGAATTTCTCAGCATCCGCAAGCTTGTCGGGTTTGAAAGAAGCGGGTGTCTGAATAAGCAGTATCTTCGAATTTAACGTCTTGCAGATTTGCTTCATTTGTTCAAACGCTTGAAGGCTTAATTCTCCGATTTTCAGCTTTGCCTTGTGGCTGATGTCTTTGTGCGTCTTAACTGTAAACTCAAAATCCCATGGAGCTTTTTCTCTCCAACCCTCAACAGTCTCAATACGTGGATAACCATAAAAAGTGCTGTTCAACTCCACAAGCCTAAAGTTTTCAAAATATTTTGTCATAGACGTGGGAAAGCCGCAGCATCCAACTTT contains these protein-coding regions:
- a CDS encoding FAD-dependent oxidoreductase; translation: MESAKPVISKEDIRKILDIERLKYCFECGICMASCSMAELLGNDYNPRGLLEKIYLDPESVLASDELWLCAWCYNCHKRCPQALRIPEILLFFRAIAAKHGYTQPFEEALEKIIENIPLPLVTTLVCFHPERAGLDKDKVLERIEQKRKELLKKGKKKKATKVSGEKIAVIGSGPAGLTVAYELARKGHKVTVFEALPEAGGMLRKCIPEYRLPKHVLAKETQFLKDLGVEIKTGVQIGKDLGLDELGKEGYKAVFIGVGAHKSQKMRIEGGELKRVIHALDFLWKVNFGEKIDVGKNVVVVGGGNVAVDAARTALQLGADNVTILYRRSMDEMPANPWEVKEAENEGVKIEFLVAPKRILGENGKVSAVECVRMQLGETDDTGRRRPVPIEGSEFTRQTDMVILAIGEAPDLAFLPNEVELNEDGTVWTDPITMETTMHGVFAGGDVVTGPASVIEAICAGKRAAESIEDYLKSSGG
- a CDS encoding DUF3795 domain-containing protein, with product MEASLLTPCNYYCGNCIMYKKSKCLGCSKATEKASAEGRVFCDIAVCAKDKKMLTCSDCKGYPCEKYDKSIFSESFIKWIRDKLKEP
- a CDS encoding metallophosphoesterase, which gives rise to MLLVQISDIHCGPMFRKETLRMAIKEINEMSPDTVLVTGDLTENGLISEFEMAAKELKKLKTKKVLYVSGNHDYRSTGYLLFKEFFPFSQVTETDDTVILILSSARPDRDDGEVGHRQNLWLEKTLETYQDKVKIVAIHHHIIPVPDTGADQITIVDAGDVLRSLVKSKVNLVLCGHRHRPWRWRMEDMLVVHAGSTSCEKLRGFFCNSYNVVDVKGKKIDAKLKIVNGEFVDFGEIVKRREILQASDISQYNDSLAR
- a CDS encoding molybdenum cofactor biosynthesis protein MoaE; protein product: MVTTHSGVHEKGTITLSDIIQNVKNKPDFQKAGAIALFIGVVRGETLKDEKVQKLELEAYEEKANEVLAKICEDLRKKKGIVDVQIHHLIGEFNVGEDLVYVMVAGAHRRNIFPTLQEAVERYKKEVPIFKKEHVIDKKGKKSAHWVTEQ
- a CDS encoding DUF47 family protein, with the translated sequence MEKKSYTWFERRRRTKGLDLAHAQITKALDTVTLLHQALKNFSEGNKKEAKQHIKNLFKVEEEVDQLRKEVFKELSVGAALLADYREDLLHLVKRLDTLADHVKDAARCIEMLEETQLPKELCENAVNITSMLVDCAQALRGSIEKITGNPADALKGAEKVEEIEHKLDELYLKTKALFVKYSDKINCGAMVIFDDLIEFVEQAADMCADTADYIVILASRE
- a CDS encoding DUF72 domain-containing protein; protein product: MIKVGCCGFPTSMTKYFENFRLVELNSTFYGYPRIETVEGWREKAPWDFEFTVKTHKDISHKAKLKIGELSLQAFEQMKQICKTLNSKILLIQTPASFKPDKLADAEKFFEKVDRESLILVWETRGEAWESKENHERLGKVLKNLDVGHVTDPLKVMPAYTGEITYFRLHGLGKRMYYYQYSNEELRKLKELAMSYEKKGKDVYVLFNNLSMFEDGTRFKEYLSSGVFPKITRSTGLESIKEVAGKTRYPTTKSMLIKRLGWRLVEVEEGKQVRLETLLVDLPSKSFDSVDELVKEIQLNKKINV
- a CDS encoding NADP-binding protein encodes the protein MKQIRVALYGVGAVGSLIAKFLLEKEGIEIVGAVDVAKDKVGKDLGAVLGLGRNLGITISDNVDATLSKAKADIAIHATSSYLKDTYPQIASIVKNGVNVISTCEELSYPSFSEPTLAEKLDALAKKHDVTVLGTGINPGFLMDTLVITLTAVCQKINKIEAVRVMNAGTRRLPFQKKVGAGLTVEEFKQKIESKQITGHVGLEQSIAMIADALAWKLDKIKAEPVEPVIAKKPVESRDIKVDAGKVAGLKQKAKGTMNGKEVITLDFQAYIGAEEEYDAITIEGTPAVKQKIQPCVHGDVGTVAMIVNSIPKVINAPAGLLIMKDLPVPSAAVEDIRKYVK
- the udg gene encoding type-4 uracil-DNA glycosylase yields the protein MSKKDSLETIAAEVVICQKCPLSKTRKNAVPGEGNPNTQVMFIGEAPGYWEDIKGRPFVGDAGKFLDSILSEIGFSREDVFIGNVLKCRPPGNREPQPSEVQACTPYLDRQIKAIQPKIIVTLGNHSTAYVFSKAGLTFTSITKVHGKFFDVSLFSMKVTIFSTFHPAAALYHPKYKQQITEDFKLLKERLKKEGIIKH